The following proteins are encoded in a genomic region of Papaver somniferum cultivar HN1 unplaced genomic scaffold, ASM357369v1 unplaced-scaffold_10, whole genome shotgun sequence:
- the LOC113326168 gene encoding uncharacterized protein LOC113326168 — MASFHVRSISLPKNSHPLTLAVEEQLRQLKASSSSSICQNLSGLQKLYEGVEDFLSTQDRKCLDTVLDGSIMLLDVCSIIKDVLSPMRQSVQELQSSIRRSNEVSEYMISRKKITKKVILKCLANLKNNKQNDVEVNMLREVEATTLAVFESILSFVPVQNEKNTLISKLLLTKRVAHKSDEETSEVMKVDAIVKALSKGIEVSNVKKTLETLEMTLQDLEDRVETVLDV, encoded by the coding sequence ATGGCTTCTTTCCATGTTCGTTCCATAAGTTTACCTAAAAACTCTCATCCTCTCACTCTTGCAGTGGAGGAACAACTACGCCAATTAAaagcatcttcatcttcatcaatctgCCAAAATTTATCTGGTCTCCAAAAGTTATATGAGGGagttgaggattttctttctaCTCAAGATAGGAAATGCTTAGATACTGTTTTGGATGGATCTATCATGTTATTGGATGTTTGCAGTATTATCAAGGATGTATTGTCTCCGATGAGACAATCTGTTCAAGAACTACAATCATCCATTCGACGATCAAATGAAGTTTCTGAATACATGATCTCCAGAAAGAAGATCACCAAAAAAGTGATCCTTAAGTGCCTTGCAAATCTTAAGAACAACAAGCAAAACGACGTAGAAGTTAACATGTTAAGAGAAGTTGAAGCTACAACTCTAGCCGTTTTTGAATCTATATTGTCCTTTGTTCCTGTACAAAATGAAAAGAACACCTTGATCTCGAAATTATTGCTCACCAAGCGAGTTGCACACAAGTCCGATGAAGAAACTTCCGAAGTAATGAAGGTTGACGCCATTGTAAAAGCCCTTTCCAAAGGCATTGAAGTAAGCAATGTAAAAAAGACATTGGAAACCCTTGAAATGACCCTTCAAGATCTTGAAGATAGAGTAGAAACCGTTTTAGATGTTTAA